A stretch of the Aegilops tauschii subsp. strangulata cultivar AL8/78 chromosome 4, Aet v6.0, whole genome shotgun sequence genome encodes the following:
- the LOC109785723 gene encoding aspartic proteinase Asp1-like — MHKDLGTVHDCTEHPDQCDYDINYKDGYSSMGVLLTDKFSLPMRNDRPNLAFGCGYDQQGEKEELEVDGILGIGRGTGDLVSQLKQQGLITENVVGHCLSSHGGGYLFFGGDVPSTGVTWLPMVQEYTIYYSPGKVTWNLDVLLKYELSKTPRVAVFDSGSAYSYVHKDTYELLIQAVDVTLQDSTLQKVPDDPELTQCWRYNQPIQSVDDVKHEFEPLELTFTHGASQVTLDIPPENYIVVTERGNVCLGIHNGSEHGMGELNIIGDITMQNHLVVYDNERARIGWVRASCDIMPGSAPIIASRL, encoded by the exons ATGCACAAGGACCTGGGCACCGTGCACGACTGCACCGAGCATCCAGACCAATGCGACTACGACATAAATTACAAGGACGGCTACTCATCCATGGGCGTGCTCTTAACCGACAAGTTCTCCCTCCCCATGCGCAACGACCGCCCCAACCTTGCCTTCGG CTGCGGATATGACCAGCAAGGTGAAAAAGAAGAGCTGGAGGTGGACGGCATCCTCGGGATCGGTAGGGGAACGGGAGACCTCGTCTCGCAGCTCAAGCAACAAGGGTTGATCACCGAGAATGTGGTTGGCCATTGCCTCAGCAGCCATGGAGGGGGCTACCTCTTCTTTGGGGGCGACGTGCCCTCTACTGGTGTAACCTGGCTTCCCATGGTTCAAGAGTACAC GATTTACTACTCACCTGGCAAAGTAACATGGAACCTCGACGTACTACTGAAATACGAGTTAAGCAAAACGCCGAGGGTTGCTGTCTTTGACAGTGGTAGCGCCTACTCATATGTGCATAAGGACACATACGAGCTGCTTATTCAGGCG GTGGATGTCACTCTCCAGGATTCAACACTTCAGAAGGTGCCTGACGATCCTGAACTGACTCAATGCTGGAGATACAACCAACCAATCCAATCTGTCGACGATGTCAAGCATGAATTCGAACCACTCGAATTGACCTTTACCCATGGCGCTAGCCAGGTCACTCTGGACATCCCTCCTGAAAATTATATTGTTGTCACG GAAAGAGGAAATGTGTGCTTGGGCATCCACAATGGTTCAGAACACGGGATGGGGGAATTGAACATAATTGGAG ACATTACAATGCAGAATCATCTCGTGGTATATGACAATGAGAGAGCGCGAATCGGATGGGTTCGTGCATCGTGCGATATAATGCCGGGGTCTGCACCTATCATCGCTTCGCGTCTCTAA